Part of the Propioniciclava sp. MC1595 genome is shown below.
GGCGCGACCGCCGTCCCGATCGCGACCAGGGCGGCCACGAGCAGGGTGGCGCGCATGAGGGTGAGGCGACCCACGGCGTCCGAGAGGGGGCCGAACACCAGCAGGGCCCGGCGAGGAACAGCGCCACCGTGATGCGTTGGTACTCGGGGTCGCCCGGACGCCAACCCGCCGACCCGTCCGAAGCCATGGAAACCATCTTGCCCCCACTAGGCTGACGCCCATGTCGAGTGACGCGCGCACCCTCCTGCTGGCCGCCCCCGTCGGGCGCACCGAGCTCCCGGCCGACGAGGCCCTCGACGACATCGTGAACCTCGGCGACGGCTCCTTCCTCGACGTCGTCGCGCGCCACCCCGCCTCGTCGCTGGGCTGGGCGCTGCTCGCGGAGGGGTCGCTGAGCGCGCACACCACCCAGGGCGACCTGTCGGCGTACGCCTTCGCGCGCACCGGCTACCACCGCGGGCTG
Proteins encoded:
- a CDS encoding DUF3151 domain-containing protein; its protein translation is MSSDARTLLLAAPVGRTELPADEALDDIVNLGDGSFLDVVARHPASSLGWALLAEGSLSAHTTQGDLSAYAFARTGYHRGLDALRRAGWRGKGPIPWGHEPNQGFLRALWALACAARRIGEQAEYERCVLFLLEASEEAYVELARTRPLTL